In Bdellovibrio sp. GT3, one genomic interval encodes:
- a CDS encoding peptidylprolyl isomerase produces the protein MSKNIDIKKVFWIYLFAFLLAAFSFRAEAKPATKETATKKDKQMFAIFETNKGTFKVKLLADKAPKTVENFVGLAEGTKEWTDPKTGEKVKKPFYDGLTFHRVIKDFMIQGGCPLGTGTGGPGFRFDDEFPAGQQKHSKPGILSMANAGPNTNGSQFFVTTVPTPWLDGRHAVFGEVVEGMDVVHSIENSKTGAMDRPSEPVIMKHVKIVKE, from the coding sequence ATGTCGAAGAATATCGATATTAAAAAGGTATTTTGGATTTACCTTTTCGCGTTCTTGCTAGCCGCTTTCAGTTTCCGTGCGGAAGCAAAACCAGCCACAAAAGAAACTGCTACAAAAAAGGATAAACAGATGTTTGCAATTTTCGAAACGAACAAAGGTACTTTCAAAGTTAAGCTTCTTGCTGACAAAGCTCCGAAGACTGTTGAAAACTTCGTGGGTCTTGCAGAAGGCACGAAAGAATGGACTGATCCTAAAACTGGCGAAAAAGTTAAAAAACCATTCTACGATGGTTTGACTTTCCACCGCGTGATCAAAGACTTCATGATTCAAGGTGGTTGCCCACTTGGTACAGGAACTGGTGGCCCAGGCTTCCGTTTCGACGATGAATTCCCAGCTGGTCAACAAAAGCACTCCAAGCCTGGTATCCTTTCCATGGCAAACGCGGGTCCTAACACAAACGGTTCTCAGTTCTTTGTAACTACTGTTCCAACTCCTTGGTTGGATGGTCGTCACGCAGTATTCGGTGAAGTTGTTGAAGGCATGGACGTAGTTCACTCTATTGAAAACTCTAAAACTGGCGCGATGGATCGTCCATCTGAGCCGGTTATCATGAAGCACGTTAAAATCGTTAAAGAATAG
- a CDS encoding DUF3015 family protein, with translation MKKVLFTVLFLFSASAFAGDSGCGLGSVIISKNSKGLQLLSMTTNSFFLTQPLGITSGTSGCSSRGIVMNDKEVQYFVEVNQKELSREMAQGHGQLLATLANMKGCTDTQALMAFGAFTQSSYTSIIPNANTSPSEVVQNLNKELAGQKELQSVCHGS, from the coding sequence TTGAAAAAGGTATTATTTACGGTGCTATTCTTGTTCTCTGCAAGTGCATTTGCCGGCGATTCAGGTTGCGGCTTGGGCTCTGTCATCATTTCCAAGAATTCCAAAGGCCTGCAATTGTTGTCAATGACAACGAACAGCTTCTTCCTGACTCAACCTTTGGGCATCACTTCCGGTACATCTGGTTGTTCTTCCCGCGGAATTGTTATGAACGATAAAGAAGTTCAGTACTTTGTAGAAGTGAATCAAAAAGAACTTTCCCGTGAGATGGCACAAGGTCACGGTCAACTTCTGGCGACTTTGGCTAACATGAAGGGCTGCACTGATACACAAGCTCTTATGGCCTTCGGTGCATTCACACAAAGTTCTTATACTAGCATCATCCCTAACGCGAACACATCACCATCTGAAGTTGTTCAAAACCTGAATAAAGAACTTGCTGGTCAGAAAGAGCTGCAATCAGTTTGTCATGGTTCTTAA
- the trxA gene encoding thioredoxin, whose product MSVVEANKQNFQQLVQENQIVIIDFWAVWCGPCKRFAPIFDAVAAKHPDVKFLKINTDEEPEIAASFEVRSIPTLAVIKEQAIIFVQPGAVNEEVLEQIVNRAKEIDMSQVEKE is encoded by the coding sequence ATGTCAGTGGTTGAAGCAAACAAACAGAATTTCCAGCAACTTGTTCAGGAAAACCAGATAGTAATCATAGACTTCTGGGCTGTATGGTGTGGTCCTTGTAAACGTTTTGCACCGATTTTCGATGCCGTGGCAGCAAAACATCCTGATGTGAAATTCTTGAAAATCAATACTGATGAGGAACCCGAAATTGCCGCAAGTTTTGAAGTGCGTTCAATTCCGACGTTGGCAGTTATTAAAGAACAAGCGATTATTTTTGTTCAACCGGGTGCCGTGAATGAAGAAGTCCTTGAACAGATTGTTAATCGCGCTAAAGAAATCGACATGTCTCAGGTTGAAAAAGAATAG